ttgttattacCTCTTTCCAATAATTTCACTTGGAGATACAATATCTTCAAGGATTGAATCATATACACTCGTTAAAGTTCTTGATCTTGGGATAATTTTGAaagatttatttttttgttttccTTTTAATATAGTTCTTTTTGCAACTAACACAACATATTTCttcgtttttttttctaattcattaattaattttctTTGAATTTTTCTTACATAGGTTGTATAAATTTTGTAAggaatataaattaaaatagttttcttttttaatttttctacTTCTATTAAATCacatgataataattttatttctttagCATCTGTTTTTATATCCGAAGAACTAGATAATTCAATGTCTAACAAACATTGTGctatttctttttctaaATCGCTTGGGTTACTTTTCAATACTCTCTTTTGAACAGCATCCATTTTTTCCCTTATCTATATAATCAATTTTTCtactttttaaataaaaataaaaattaatttctTAATAAATCC
The genomic region above belongs to Plasmodium reichenowi strain SY57 chromosome 13, whole genome shotgun sequence and contains:
- a CDS encoding 40S ribosomal protein S7, putative, producing MDAVQKRVLKSNPSDLEKEIAQCLLDIELSSSSDIKTDAKEIKLLSCDLIEVEKLKKKTILIYIPYKIYTTYVRKIQRKLINELEKKTKKYVVLVAKRTILKGKQKNKSFKIIPRSRTLTSVYDSILEDIVSPSEIIGKRISMKADGKRVFKIMLDSKERQRDNIEEKLISFAAVYKKITRRDAVFSLPPTNEK